The following are encoded in a window of Solidesulfovibrio magneticus RS-1 genomic DNA:
- a CDS encoding glycine--tRNA ligase subunit alpha: MYFQDVILTLQNFWAKSGCLVVQPYDSEVGAGTFNPHTFFRVIGPEPWNVAYVQPSRRPTDGRYGENPNRLQHYYQFQVILKPSPDNIQDLYLQSLAALGLSASDHDVRFVEDDWESPTLGAWGLGWEVWLDGMEATQFTYFQQVGGIDLSPVSVEITYGLERITMYLQQKDSVYDLDWNDQVTYGQVHQRGEYEHSRYNFEESDAAMLLAHFNACEKECKRLCELGLPWPAYDYCLKCSHAFNMLEARGAISITERTGYIGRVRALASALARLYAAQRKELDYPLLNKG; this comes from the coding sequence ATGTACTTTCAGGATGTCATTTTGACGCTGCAAAACTTCTGGGCCAAGTCCGGTTGCCTGGTGGTCCAGCCCTACGACAGCGAGGTCGGGGCCGGCACCTTCAATCCGCATACGTTTTTCCGGGTCATCGGTCCCGAACCCTGGAACGTCGCCTACGTGCAGCCCTCGCGCCGCCCCACCGACGGCCGCTACGGCGAAAATCCCAACCGCCTGCAGCACTATTACCAGTTCCAGGTGATCCTCAAGCCCTCGCCGGACAACATCCAGGATCTCTATTTGCAAAGCCTGGCCGCCCTGGGGCTTTCCGCCTCGGACCACGACGTGCGTTTCGTTGAGGACGACTGGGAATCCCCCACCCTTGGGGCCTGGGGCCTGGGCTGGGAAGTCTGGCTCGACGGCATGGAAGCCACCCAGTTCACCTACTTCCAGCAGGTGGGCGGCATCGACCTGTCGCCGGTTTCGGTGGAGATCACCTATGGCCTTGAGCGCATCACCATGTACCTGCAGCAAAAGGACTCGGTCTACGACCTGGATTGGAACGACCAGGTCACCTACGGCCAAGTGCACCAGCGCGGCGAATACGAACATTCGCGCTACAATTTCGAGGAATCCGACGCCGCCATGCTCCTGGCCCATTTCAATGCCTGCGAGAAGGAGTGCAAACGGCTGTGCGAACTGGGCCTGCCCTGGCCGGCCTATGACTACTGCCTCAAGTGTTCCCACGCCTTCAACATGCTCGAAGCCCGGGGAGCCATCTCCATCACCGAGCGCACCGGCTACATCGGCCGGGTGCGGGCCCTGGCCTCGGCGCTGGCCCGGCTCTACGCTGCCCAGCGCAAGGAACTCGACTATCCCCTGCTCAACAAAGGCTAA
- the glyS gene encoding glycine--tRNA ligase subunit beta, whose amino-acid sequence MSHFLFEIGFEEMPARFLPGLVDEVKKLFAEGLTQAKVDCGTIAAFATPRRLVVSVPDLAAAARREEEVVSGPPEKVGFDAAGAPTKAAEGFAKGQGLDVSAVFVMDTPKGRYLALRKTTGGEAAIELLPALCLEAVKKLSFPKRMRWGSREFAFGRPVHWFLALLDDAVVPFQFDDITSGRATYGQRIMGPGPFEVPTAAAYFDIIRDKGKVVLDAREREGIVRSQAEALAKEAGGTAVINPALLAEVTGLTEHPVVLLGRFDPKFLDVPREVLITSMESHQKSFAVEDGKGGLLPVFLTTLGLVPGNVELVRRGWQRVLTARLEDARFFWEADLSASLETWQKKLENVVFLAGLGSMRDKGKRLERLCGLIAEQAGKPEIMLEASQAGGLAKVDLVSDMVGEFAELQGIMGGIYSRRKGQSKTASRAVAEQYLPAGPDSPVPATLAGAILSIADKADTLAGCFGLDMAPTGAADPYALRRAALGICRVVIEHGLRLDLMELLQGAIDGYGEVKFKVDRTHVLAKLLDFFGQRLKAYFTGQGYDTLVVEAALGASYTDIAALSARLSALAGFAAKPDFDQAVLTFKRAANIIRKQGVGAGVPLTGAVKAALLEEQAEKDLAAVCQDVFPRFDALFDAGDYGAVLELLYELRPSVDAFFDNVMVMCDDMDMRLNRLNLLKSLVDRLGRVADFAALQV is encoded by the coding sequence ATGTCCCATTTTCTGTTCGAGATCGGATTCGAGGAGATGCCGGCCCGGTTCCTGCCCGGGCTCGTCGACGAGGTGAAAAAGCTCTTTGCCGAAGGGCTGACCCAGGCCAAGGTCGACTGCGGGACCATCGCCGCCTTTGCCACGCCCCGCCGTCTGGTCGTCAGCGTGCCCGACCTGGCCGCCGCCGCCCGCCGGGAAGAGGAAGTCGTCAGCGGCCCGCCCGAGAAAGTGGGCTTCGACGCCGCCGGCGCGCCCACCAAGGCCGCCGAGGGCTTTGCCAAGGGCCAGGGCCTGGACGTGTCCGCCGTCTTCGTCATGGACACGCCCAAGGGCCGCTATCTGGCCCTGCGCAAGACCACCGGCGGCGAGGCCGCCATTGAACTCCTGCCGGCCCTGTGCCTGGAGGCGGTCAAAAAGCTCTCCTTCCCCAAGCGCATGCGCTGGGGCAGCCGCGAGTTCGCCTTTGGCCGGCCGGTGCACTGGTTTTTGGCTCTTCTCGACGACGCTGTGGTGCCGTTCCAGTTCGACGACATCACCTCCGGCCGCGCTACCTACGGCCAGCGCATCATGGGCCCCGGCCCCTTCGAGGTGCCCACGGCGGCCGCCTATTTCGACATCATCCGCGACAAGGGCAAGGTCGTTCTCGACGCCCGGGAACGCGAAGGCATCGTGCGCTCCCAGGCCGAAGCCCTGGCCAAGGAAGCCGGCGGCACGGCCGTCATCAATCCGGCCCTTTTGGCTGAGGTCACGGGCCTCACCGAACATCCGGTGGTGCTGCTTGGCCGTTTCGACCCCAAATTCCTCGACGTGCCCCGCGAAGTGCTCATCACCAGCATGGAGAGCCATCAAAAGAGCTTTGCCGTGGAAGACGGCAAGGGCGGGCTTCTGCCCGTTTTCCTGACGACCCTGGGCCTTGTGCCGGGCAATGTGGAACTCGTGCGCCGGGGCTGGCAGCGGGTGCTGACCGCCCGCCTGGAAGACGCCCGGTTTTTCTGGGAGGCCGATCTTTCGGCCAGCCTGGAAACCTGGCAGAAAAAGCTGGAAAACGTGGTCTTCCTGGCCGGCCTTGGCTCCATGCGCGACAAGGGCAAGCGGTTGGAACGGCTGTGCGGGCTTATCGCCGAACAGGCCGGCAAGCCCGAGATCATGCTGGAAGCCTCCCAGGCCGGCGGACTGGCCAAAGTTGATCTCGTTTCGGATATGGTGGGCGAGTTCGCCGAACTCCAAGGGATCATGGGCGGCATTTACAGCCGTCGCAAGGGCCAGTCCAAGACGGCCTCCCGGGCCGTGGCCGAGCAGTATCTGCCGGCCGGACCGGACAGCCCCGTGCCGGCGACCCTGGCCGGCGCCATCCTGTCCATCGCCGACAAGGCCGACACTCTGGCCGGCTGCTTCGGCCTGGACATGGCCCCGACCGGCGCGGCCGACCCCTACGCCCTGCGCCGGGCGGCCCTGGGCATCTGCCGCGTCGTCATCGAGCACGGCTTGCGCCTGGACCTCATGGAACTGCTCCAGGGAGCCATCGACGGCTACGGCGAGGTGAAGTTCAAGGTGGACCGCACCCACGTCCTGGCCAAGCTCCTCGACTTCTTCGGCCAGCGCCTCAAGGCCTACTTCACCGGCCAGGGCTACGACACCTTGGTGGTGGAAGCGGCCCTGGGCGCGTCCTACACCGACATCGCCGCGCTGTCGGCCCGTCTGTCCGCCCTGGCCGGATTCGCCGCCAAGCCGGACTTTGACCAGGCCGTGCTGACCTTCAAGCGGGCCGCCAACATCATTCGCAAGCAGGGCGTGGGAGCCGGCGTGCCGCTGACCGGCGCGGTCAAGGCGGCGCTCCTGGAAGAGCAGGCCGAGAAGGATCTGGCGGCGGTGTGCCAGGACGTGTTCCCGCGCTTCGATGCGCTCTTCGATGCCGGCGACTACGGGGCGGTGCTGGAGCTGCTTTACGAGCTGCGGCCGTCGGTGGACGCCTTCTTCGACAACGTCATGGTCATGTGCGACGACATGGATATGCGGCTTAACCGCCTCAATCTGCTCAAGTCGCTGGTTGACCGTCTGGGCCGGGTGGCGGATTTCGCCGCCCTACAAGTGTAA
- the rpsT gene encoding 30S ribosomal protein S20, which translates to MANHKSAIKRHRQNLLARARNRAVKTRVRNVIKAVRAALIGGDAAAAETALLTATKVLDKAATKKIIHWKTAARNISRLSTAVNKAKSA; encoded by the coding sequence TTGGCCAACCATAAATCCGCCATCAAACGGCATCGTCAAAACCTTTTGGCCCGGGCTCGCAACCGGGCGGTCAAGACCCGCGTGCGTAACGTCATCAAGGCCGTGCGCGCCGCCCTGATCGGCGGGGACGCCGCTGCCGCCGAAACCGCCCTGCTGACCGCCACCAAGGTGCTCGACAAGGCCGCCACCAAAAAGATCATTCACTGGAAGACCGCCGCCCGCAACATCTCGCGGCTGTCCACTGCCGTCAACAAGGCCAAATCGGCCTAG
- a CDS encoding dienelactone hydrolase family protein — MTGENGRARRLLVAADIYGITPALRALAADLGGEAEFLSPWEGEGSPFATEQDSHAAFVAGPGLEAYAERIAMASAGEPVMLVGFSVGATAAWLFAAGQHCHPDCRLVLFYGSRIRHYLDLRPRCRVEAIFAEHEAAFDPQAVAAAIASETVRTEVVPDSAHGFMNALSPGYDAALAGRQLAALRTATAEVLSL, encoded by the coding sequence GTGACCGGGGAGAATGGGCGAGCGAGGCGGCTGCTGGTCGCGGCCGACATTTACGGCATCACCCCGGCGCTTCGCGCCTTGGCGGCCGATCTCGGCGGCGAGGCCGAGTTCCTTTCTCCTTGGGAAGGCGAGGGCAGTCCCTTTGCCACGGAACAGGACTCCCACGCCGCGTTCGTTGCCGGGCCCGGGCTTGAGGCCTATGCCGAGCGGATTGCCATGGCGTCGGCCGGGGAGCCGGTTATGCTGGTGGGATTTAGCGTCGGGGCCACGGCGGCCTGGCTTTTCGCCGCCGGGCAGCATTGTCATCCAGACTGCCGGCTCGTGCTGTTCTACGGCTCGCGCATCCGCCATTATCTGGATTTGCGCCCGCGTTGCCGGGTGGAGGCCATTTTCGCCGAACACGAAGCGGCTTTTGATCCGCAGGCCGTGGCGGCGGCCATCGCCTCGGAGACGGTGCGGACCGAGGTCGTGCCGGACTCGGCCCATGGATTTATGAACGCGCTTTCGCCGGGCTATGACGCGGCGTTGGCCGGGCGGCAGCTTGCCGCGCTACGCACGGCAACGGCAGAAGTCCTGTCACTGTAA
- a CDS encoding M1 family metallopeptidase, translating to MKQGRMKARVRYWVVVLLWATLLLANTSAPCLAAPSHTIDARFDPAARTLAVTATLILPGGQGGHVVTLAPTARDLRLAAGNVAIAFQRAKDTVRFHTPPGTSSIRLDYVLPLDAPPEELPVSMDNPGALASDAVSGADWAMLMPASLWHPLLAGRANAYHLRLSAPSGIKAVTQGTLGRIDDQDGQTVSTWDIAKPVGRLGLCLAPYTLSEARDAPALVQTFLLAQSNRLAATYLAASAKYLRFYTDLHGPYAFTKFAVAENPLPTGYGLPSYTLLGSQVIALPFIPATSLRHEIAHSWWGNGVLVDDAGGNWCEGLTTYVADYLAKEEESPQAAREYRLKTLRAFAALAGQGQDMPLDRFGGRFSPASQAVGYGKAMYVFHMLRGFVGEAAFWQGLRQLYAARLFKPTSWEDIRRVYAGLPGFDAARSRRFFRQWLTRPGGPTPRLERVAAKANPAGGYDVTVVVGQGGQPYLLRLTLAVETEAGQTATTFVMDSRRHTASLTVPARPLRAVLDPGADCFRLLDAAESPPTVNAVKASRALTVLVADDAPESLQAAVPRLLAGLGQEGARLIRESALDGPAVAALGQGDVLVVGRPRVAVEGMVDALALSPESDTAFAVVKRGQGIAAAFTARPEAAAKDVEAAAGKVTHYGSFGIVGFKEGKNVRKSTPEPADSPLIKTF from the coding sequence ATGAAACAAGGCAGGATGAAAGCCCGGGTCCGGTACTGGGTGGTTGTGCTGCTGTGGGCGACGTTGCTGCTGGCGAACACGAGCGCCCCGTGTCTGGCCGCGCCCAGCCACACGATTGACGCGCGTTTTGATCCCGCCGCCAGGACCCTGGCCGTCACGGCGACATTGATCCTTCCAGGCGGGCAGGGCGGGCACGTCGTCACCCTTGCGCCCACGGCCAGGGACTTGCGTCTTGCCGCCGGCAACGTCGCCATTGCCTTCCAGCGTGCCAAGGACACTGTCCGCTTCCATACGCCGCCGGGCACGTCGTCGATCCGGCTGGACTATGTCCTGCCGCTGGACGCGCCGCCGGAGGAACTGCCGGTCTCCATGGACAATCCCGGCGCGCTGGCCTCGGACGCGGTCAGCGGCGCTGACTGGGCCATGCTCATGCCGGCAAGCCTCTGGCATCCGCTGCTTGCGGGTAGGGCCAACGCCTACCATCTGCGCTTGAGCGCCCCAAGCGGCATCAAAGCCGTCACCCAGGGAACGCTTGGACGAATTGACGATCAGGATGGGCAAACCGTCTCCACCTGGGACATTGCCAAGCCCGTGGGCCGTCTGGGCCTTTGCCTGGCTCCCTACACGCTTTCCGAGGCCAGGGACGCGCCGGCCCTGGTCCAGACCTTTCTGCTGGCCCAGTCGAACCGATTGGCTGCGACCTATCTGGCCGCTTCGGCCAAGTATTTGCGCTTTTACACCGATCTGCACGGACCCTACGCCTTTACGAAGTTCGCGGTGGCGGAGAATCCGCTGCCCACGGGCTACGGCCTGCCGTCCTACACGTTGCTCGGCTCCCAGGTCATTGCCTTGCCCTTCATTCCGGCCACCAGCCTGCGCCACGAGATCGCCCATTCGTGGTGGGGCAACGGCGTGCTGGTGGACGACGCCGGGGGCAACTGGTGCGAGGGGCTGACCACCTATGTGGCCGATTACCTGGCCAAGGAGGAGGAGTCGCCCCAGGCGGCCCGGGAGTATCGCCTGAAAACCTTGCGCGCCTTTGCCGCCTTGGCCGGCCAGGGCCAGGACATGCCGCTGGACCGCTTTGGCGGGCGTTTTTCGCCGGCCAGTCAGGCGGTTGGTTACGGCAAGGCGATGTACGTCTTTCACATGCTGCGTGGCTTCGTCGGCGAGGCCGCCTTTTGGCAGGGATTGCGCCAGCTCTATGCCGCGCGTCTTTTCAAGCCCACCTCCTGGGAAGACATCCGCCGCGTCTATGCCGGGCTGCCCGGGTTCGACGCGGCCCGCAGCCGGCGCTTTTTCCGCCAATGGCTGACGCGCCCGGGCGGCCCGACCCCGCGGCTGGAGCGGGTCGCGGCCAAGGCCAATCCGGCCGGCGGCTATGACGTGACGGTTGTTGTCGGCCAGGGCGGGCAACCGTATCTGCTGCGTCTGACTCTTGCTGTCGAAACCGAGGCCGGCCAAACGGCCACGACCTTCGTCATGGACAGCCGGCGGCATACGGCGTCGCTGACCGTGCCGGCCAGGCCGCTGCGGGCGGTCCTGGACCCCGGGGCCGACTGTTTCCGGCTACTGGACGCGGCCGAATCCCCGCCCACGGTCAACGCGGTCAAGGCCAGCCGGGCGCTGACGGTGCTGGTGGCCGACGACGCGCCCGAGAGTCTCCAGGCCGCCGTGCCCCGGCTGTTGGCCGGCCTGGGCCAGGAAGGCGCGCGGTTGATCCGGGAATCCGCCCTGGATGGGCCAGCCGTCGCCGCCCTTGGGCAGGGCGACGTGCTGGTCGTGGGTCGGCCCCGGGTGGCCGTCGAGGGCATGGTCGACGCCCTGGCCTTGTCGCCGGAGAGCGACACGGCGTTTGCCGTGGTCAAGCGGGGGCAAGGGATCGCGGCGGCATTCACGGCCCGGCCCGAAGCGGCGGCCAAGGATGTGGAAGCGGCGGCGGGCAAGGTCACCCACTATGGTTCGTTTGGGATTGTGGGATTCAAGGAAGGCAAGAACGTGCGGAAAAGCACGCCGGAACCAGCGGATTCGCCGTTAATCAAAACATTTTGA